Proteins from one Arthrobacter sp. DNA4 genomic window:
- a CDS encoding LacI family DNA-binding transcriptional regulator has translation MKEKADGGGTVTLKDLARELGVHPSTVSRVLHSGSDVAKGAASAATAERVRELARKLGYSPDPQAASLRTRRTKLLGVIVPRLSDLVLAIMYEGIDEASAEVGYSAFVMNSRDDPDEQRRKIDLMLARRVDGLIIGDAHLDGGLLQELTDRKVPFVLMNRRVPGYPSATCDDVVGGELVASHLWEMGHRQVAVIAGEPYASTAVDRTAGFLNRWRSLGGTISDDDVVWSKFDTAGGREAGDKILASGKPRPTAIFAVNDFAAIGAMGALRSRGLAVGQDVAVVGYNDTSLAAELPIPLTSVHSPMADIGRTAVQLIQAVLRGEKPEAVQLEPTLFVRESSAARAPAEMAAN, from the coding sequence ATGAAAGAAAAGGCCGACGGCGGCGGAACAGTCACGCTGAAGGATTTGGCTCGGGAGCTGGGCGTCCATCCGTCCACCGTCTCCAGGGTCCTGCACTCCGGTTCCGACGTGGCCAAGGGAGCGGCCTCTGCCGCCACCGCCGAACGCGTCCGTGAACTGGCCCGCAAGCTCGGCTACTCCCCCGATCCCCAGGCCGCCAGCCTCCGTACCCGCCGCACAAAACTGCTCGGCGTCATCGTCCCCCGCCTTTCGGACCTGGTCCTGGCCATCATGTACGAGGGCATCGACGAAGCCTCAGCCGAGGTGGGGTACTCCGCGTTCGTAATGAACTCCCGCGATGACCCCGACGAACAGCGGCGGAAGATCGACCTCATGCTGGCCCGGCGGGTGGACGGCCTGATCATTGGCGACGCCCACCTTGACGGCGGCCTCCTGCAGGAACTGACGGACCGGAAGGTCCCGTTCGTGCTGATGAACCGCCGGGTGCCGGGCTACCCGTCCGCCACCTGCGACGACGTCGTCGGCGGTGAACTTGTGGCCAGCCACCTCTGGGAGATGGGCCACCGGCAGGTGGCGGTGATCGCCGGCGAGCCCTACGCAAGCACCGCCGTCGACCGCACCGCCGGGTTCCTGAACCGCTGGCGGTCCCTTGGCGGCACTATCTCCGACGACGACGTGGTCTGGTCCAAGTTCGATACCGCCGGCGGCCGGGAAGCCGGGGACAAGATCCTCGCCAGCGGCAAGCCGCGCCCCACCGCCATCTTCGCGGTCAACGACTTCGCCGCCATCGGAGCGATGGGAGCCCTGCGCTCCCGGGGCCTCGCCGTAGGACAGGACGTGGCCGTGGTGGGCTACAACGACACCTCCCTGGCCGCCGAGCTTCCCATTCCCCTGACCTCGGTCCACTCCCCGATGGCGGACATTGGACGGACGGCGGTGCAGCTCATCCAGGCCGTGCTCCGGGGCGAAAAGCCCGAAGCCGTACAGCTGGAACCCACCCTGTTCGTCCGCGAAAGCAGCGCCGCCAGGGCGCCCGCGGAAATGGCGGCCAACTAG
- a CDS encoding biotin-dependent carboxyltransferase family protein has product MAFEIGNPGLATTVQDQGRTGHYNVGIPQSGSMDQYSAELGNALVGNTAREAVLECTYLGPALTTDSDAVIAVTGAPVEVKVNGEPRPQWSRLLLKAGDQLSFGVIQGGTRYYIAVQGGIDVPEVLGSRSTYSLGAIGGFKGRKLEAGDVVPVGAPLNGGRLPQAESVPDEFRPVFAKEQEVRIVLGLYDHRLTEEGLGNLLNEEWKVTPVADRMGLRYSGPGVKWKEREQPFGAGTDPSNIVDAGYAVGSIQIPGGTQPIILHRDAVSGGGYAMVGTVISADMDLVARAAPGTATRFAAVSLADALAARRDLADRRNKAWAALGANR; this is encoded by the coding sequence ATGGCATTTGAAATTGGAAACCCGGGCCTGGCCACCACGGTCCAGGACCAGGGGCGCACGGGCCACTACAACGTGGGCATCCCGCAAAGCGGTTCCATGGACCAGTACTCGGCCGAGCTGGGAAACGCCCTGGTGGGAAACACCGCACGCGAAGCGGTCCTGGAGTGCACCTACCTGGGCCCGGCGCTGACCACCGACAGCGACGCCGTTATTGCCGTCACCGGAGCCCCTGTGGAGGTGAAGGTCAACGGGGAGCCGCGGCCGCAGTGGAGCCGCCTGCTGCTGAAGGCCGGGGACCAGCTTTCCTTCGGCGTGATCCAGGGCGGCACCCGCTACTACATCGCGGTCCAGGGCGGCATCGACGTCCCGGAGGTGCTGGGCAGCCGGTCCACGTACAGCCTGGGCGCCATCGGCGGATTCAAGGGCCGCAAGCTTGAAGCGGGCGACGTTGTCCCCGTGGGCGCTCCCCTCAACGGGGGAAGACTCCCCCAGGCCGAAAGCGTCCCGGATGAATTCCGGCCTGTTTTCGCCAAGGAGCAGGAAGTCCGGATTGTGCTGGGGTTGTACGACCACCGCCTGACCGAGGAAGGCCTGGGCAATCTCCTCAACGAGGAGTGGAAAGTGACGCCCGTGGCCGACCGGATGGGTCTGCGCTACTCGGGACCGGGGGTGAAATGGAAGGAGCGCGAACAGCCGTTCGGCGCCGGCACGGACCCTTCCAACATCGTGGATGCGGGGTATGCCGTGGGATCTATCCAGATTCCCGGTGGCACCCAGCCGATCATCCTGCACCGCGATGCCGTCTCCGGCGGCGGCTACGCGATGGTGGGCACCGTGATCAGCGCTGACATGGACCTGGTGGCCCGGGCGGCGCCCGGAACGGCGACCCGGTTTGCCGCTGTCAGCCTGGCTGATGCCCTGGCGGCCCGCAGGGACCTTGCCGACCGCCGGAACAAGGCCTGGGCGGCACTGGGCGCCAACCGCTGA
- a CDS encoding acetyl/propionyl/methylcrotonyl-CoA carboxylase subunit alpha produces MKLFIANRGEIAVRIARTAREMGIETVLGVSEPDAESLAARSADHYVVVGPAQAAASYLNQDALVTAAREQGCDAVHPGYGFLSENADFARKVADAGLTWVGPNADTIAMMGNKSLAREAAANAGVPVLKGSDGPLDPEADAVDIARGIGYPLVVKASAGGGGRGIRFVHDESELLETIEMARGEAAAVFGDPTVYLERFVEHARHVEVQVLGDGTNFIHLGDRDCSMQRRSQKVLEEAPAPNLPDTVRATIRESSVALARQCGYHGAGTVEFLYDPVNHEAAFIEMNTRIQVEHPITEQITGVDLVREQLLIASTGAMTLSQDDVHFSGHAIECRINAEDPNHHFFPSPGTIRSLDWPSGEGIRVDTGVEAGSVVSPYYDSLLAKLAVHAPDRDAAIAATVAALEATHIEGVKTTVPVHLALLARPEFAEVSHHSKFIETAADLMGAK; encoded by the coding sequence ATGAAACTGTTCATAGCAAACCGCGGCGAGATCGCCGTGCGGATCGCCCGGACCGCCCGCGAAATGGGCATCGAAACCGTCCTGGGAGTCAGCGAGCCCGACGCCGAATCGCTGGCAGCCCGGTCAGCCGACCACTACGTGGTGGTGGGCCCGGCCCAGGCCGCCGCCAGCTACCTGAACCAGGACGCCCTGGTCACCGCCGCCCGGGAACAGGGGTGCGACGCCGTGCACCCGGGCTACGGCTTCCTCTCCGAGAACGCCGACTTCGCCCGGAAGGTGGCCGACGCCGGCCTCACCTGGGTAGGCCCGAATGCGGACACCATCGCCATGATGGGCAACAAATCCCTGGCCCGGGAAGCGGCAGCCAACGCCGGCGTCCCGGTGCTCAAGGGGTCTGACGGCCCCCTTGATCCGGAGGCCGACGCCGTCGACATCGCTCGAGGCATAGGCTACCCGCTGGTGGTGAAGGCATCCGCCGGCGGCGGCGGCCGGGGCATCCGGTTCGTGCACGACGAAAGCGAGCTCCTGGAAACCATCGAGATGGCCAGGGGCGAGGCCGCCGCCGTCTTCGGCGACCCCACCGTCTACCTGGAACGGTTCGTGGAGCATGCCCGCCACGTGGAGGTGCAGGTCCTGGGCGACGGGACCAACTTCATCCACCTCGGAGACCGCGACTGTTCCATGCAGCGCCGATCCCAGAAAGTACTGGAGGAAGCCCCCGCCCCCAACCTCCCGGACACCGTCCGCGCCACCATCAGGGAATCCTCCGTGGCCCTTGCCCGCCAGTGCGGCTACCACGGAGCGGGCACCGTGGAGTTCCTGTACGACCCCGTCAACCACGAAGCCGCATTCATTGAAATGAACACCCGCATCCAGGTTGAGCACCCCATCACCGAGCAGATCACCGGCGTGGACCTGGTCCGCGAGCAGCTCCTGATTGCCTCCACCGGAGCCATGACCCTTTCCCAGGACGACGTGCACTTCAGCGGCCACGCCATCGAATGCCGCATCAACGCGGAAGACCCCAACCACCACTTCTTCCCCAGCCCGGGAACCATCCGGTCCCTGGACTGGCCATCGGGTGAGGGCATCCGGGTGGACACCGGGGTGGAAGCAGGCTCGGTGGTGAGCCCCTACTACGACTCCCTCCTGGCCAAACTGGCAGTCCACGCACCGGACCGGGATGCCGCCATCGCGGCCACCGTGGCGGCTTTGGAGGCAACACACATCGAAGGGGTCAAGACCACGGTCCCCGTGCACCTGGCACTACTGGCCCGGCCCGAATTCGCAGAGGTCAGCCACCACTCCAAGTTCATTGAAACCGCAGCCGACCTCATGGGGGCAAAATGA
- a CDS encoding acetyl-CoA carboxylase, which produces MATIVSPLPGVFYRKPGPGKPPFANEGDTIEVGQTIGIVEIMKQFTEIQSDVAGTLESFEVNEGDMVNPGDSIVVIREG; this is translated from the coding sequence ATGGCCACGATAGTTTCACCCCTTCCCGGAGTCTTCTACCGCAAGCCCGGGCCGGGCAAACCCCCATTCGCCAACGAAGGCGACACCATCGAAGTCGGCCAGACCATCGGCATCGTGGAAATCATGAAGCAGTTCACCGAGATCCAGTCCGACGTCGCCGGAACCCTGGAATCCTTTGAAGTCAACGAAGGCGACATGGTCAACCCGGGCGACTCCATCGTCGTCATCCGGGAAGGATAA
- a CDS encoding DUF998 domain-containing protein has product MSIAGGRLPGQRPAVPFESRGKETLRIALLAAGPLSSLLYVVFTDGIAASQWAGYRRTEQMVSELLAVGSPGYQVVAPLTWLYTVLFTAFGLGVWTSVRGHRALRIGAGLLTAYGLWNIMGALFPLRLGDDTSIPAHIVATNVQLGLMVAAMCFVAAGFHGGMRAYSIVSLAMSALMGMVAFMAAPGPNLVLGVGERISIGAFLLWVAVLAAVLWKRPTAMDSKGAPS; this is encoded by the coding sequence ATGTCAATTGCAGGAGGACGACTCCCCGGGCAAAGACCGGCTGTCCCGTTCGAAAGCCGCGGCAAGGAAACCCTGCGCATCGCCCTCCTCGCGGCCGGGCCGCTGTCATCACTGCTCTACGTGGTGTTCACCGACGGCATTGCGGCGTCCCAATGGGCCGGCTACCGGCGCACCGAACAGATGGTGAGCGAACTTTTGGCCGTCGGCTCCCCCGGCTACCAGGTCGTGGCCCCGCTCACCTGGCTCTACACGGTCTTGTTCACCGCGTTCGGACTGGGCGTCTGGACCTCGGTCCGCGGGCACAGGGCCCTGCGCATCGGCGCCGGTCTGCTCACCGCCTACGGGCTCTGGAACATCATGGGCGCACTTTTCCCGCTGCGCCTCGGCGACGACACGTCCATCCCGGCGCACATCGTGGCCACCAACGTGCAGCTCGGCCTCATGGTCGCCGCCATGTGCTTTGTCGCGGCAGGATTCCACGGCGGGATGCGCGCCTACTCGATCGTCTCGCTCGCAATGTCAGCGCTCATGGGTATGGTCGCGTTTATGGCAGCCCCGGGACCGAACCTCGTCTTGGGCGTCGGCGAGCGCATCAGCATCGGGGCGTTCCTGCTCTGGGTTGCGGTCCTGGCGGCAGTGCTTTGGAAACGGCCGACGGCGATGGACAGTAAGGGAGCACCGTCATGA
- a CDS encoding asparaginase yields MTVTDSHVVLLATGGTISSRSSQAGGAVASDTGEQVFKALGPRVSHPVRVLDVFQKGSYLLTFDDMLRICATIQEVLKDPNVLGVVVTHGTDTMEETAYLADLTHADERPVVFTGSQRAADSDAPDGPDNLARAIAVAGSKDGRGKGVMVHFAGTIYPAAGVRKSQTLRLDAFANPDFGVLGQVSAQGEVAMDGSGGRLEALPLPQPGGGSPRVDLVAAYPGADSTLMHAALEAGAEGIVLQGTGSGNANASLCAEVAAAVASGAVVVTSTRVDAGPVVPIYGAGGGGEDLRVAGAISSGHLRPSQSLILLSLLLRINPDRDRITEIFAQRGRPPEPSA; encoded by the coding sequence ATGACTGTTACCGACTCCCACGTCGTGCTGCTGGCTACCGGAGGCACCATCTCGTCGCGTTCTTCCCAGGCCGGCGGCGCGGTCGCCTCCGATACCGGCGAGCAGGTGTTCAAAGCCCTCGGCCCGCGGGTGTCCCACCCTGTCCGGGTGCTCGACGTGTTCCAGAAGGGGTCCTACCTCCTGACGTTCGACGACATGCTGAGGATCTGCGCCACCATCCAGGAAGTCCTCAAGGACCCCAACGTCCTGGGCGTGGTGGTCACCCACGGCACGGACACCATGGAGGAGACCGCCTACCTCGCGGACCTGACGCACGCCGACGAGCGGCCGGTGGTGTTCACCGGCTCGCAGCGCGCCGCTGACTCCGACGCTCCCGACGGGCCGGACAACCTGGCCCGGGCCATCGCCGTCGCCGGTTCGAAGGACGGGCGGGGCAAGGGCGTCATGGTCCACTTTGCCGGCACCATCTACCCGGCCGCCGGCGTCCGGAAAAGCCAAACTCTTCGGCTGGATGCCTTTGCAAACCCCGATTTCGGGGTACTTGGCCAGGTATCAGCCCAGGGAGAAGTTGCCATGGACGGCAGCGGCGGCAGGCTCGAGGCCCTGCCCCTGCCCCAGCCGGGCGGCGGCTCCCCGCGGGTGGACCTGGTTGCCGCCTACCCCGGCGCCGACTCCACCCTGATGCACGCCGCCCTTGAAGCAGGAGCGGAAGGCATCGTCCTGCAAGGAACCGGAAGCGGCAATGCAAACGCCAGCCTCTGCGCAGAGGTGGCCGCCGCCGTCGCGTCCGGCGCCGTGGTGGTCACCAGCACCCGCGTGGACGCGGGACCGGTGGTGCCCATCTACGGGGCCGGCGGCGGTGGCGAGGACCTGCGCGTTGCCGGTGCCATCAGCTCCGGCCACCTCCGGCCGTCACAGTCGCTGATCCTGCTCAGCCTCCTGCTCAGGATCAATCCTGACCGGGACCGGATCACCGAAATTTTTGCCCAACGAGGGAGGCCCCCTGAACCTTCCGCCTGA
- a CDS encoding polysaccharide deacetylase: MAKDIQVAFGVDVDAVAGMLGSYGGEDSPCDISRGLFSGEVGGPRLIRLFQKYNLPATWFVPGHSIETFPELTQMIVDAGHEIGVHGYSHENPIAMTREQETAILDRAIELIEKVSGRRPTGYVAPWWEFSPVTNEILLERGIKYDHSLMHRDFEPYYVRVGDSWKKIDYTKDAQTWMEPLKRGQETDLVEIPANWYLDDLPPMMFIKASPNSHGFVNPRDIEEMWRDQFDWVYREMDQAVFTMTIHPDVSGRPQVLLMLERLIEHINSHEGVTWCTFDQIADSFLSRSPRKDNKS, encoded by the coding sequence ATGGCTAAGGACATTCAAGTCGCCTTCGGCGTGGACGTAGACGCAGTGGCAGGCATGCTCGGCTCCTACGGAGGAGAGGACTCCCCGTGCGACATCAGCCGCGGCCTGTTCAGCGGTGAAGTCGGCGGACCCCGGCTGATCCGGTTGTTCCAGAAATACAATCTCCCGGCAACCTGGTTCGTGCCGGGCCACTCGATCGAAACCTTCCCGGAACTGACGCAGATGATCGTGGATGCCGGACACGAGATCGGCGTGCACGGATATTCGCACGAGAACCCGATCGCCATGACCCGGGAGCAGGAGACCGCCATCCTGGACCGCGCGATCGAACTGATCGAAAAGGTGTCCGGCCGCCGGCCCACCGGCTACGTTGCGCCGTGGTGGGAATTCTCGCCGGTCACCAACGAGATCCTCCTGGAGCGCGGCATCAAGTACGACCACTCCCTGATGCACCGCGACTTCGAGCCGTACTACGTCCGGGTAGGGGACTCCTGGAAGAAGATCGACTACACCAAGGACGCCCAGACCTGGATGGAGCCGTTGAAGCGCGGGCAGGAAACGGACCTGGTGGAAATCCCGGCCAACTGGTACCTCGATGACCTGCCTCCGATGATGTTCATCAAGGCATCCCCGAACTCGCACGGGTTCGTCAACCCCCGCGACATCGAAGAGATGTGGCGGGACCAATTCGACTGGGTCTACCGCGAAATGGACCAGGCCGTCTTCACCATGACCATCCACCCGGACGTCTCCGGCCGCCCGCAGGTGCTCCTCATGCTTGAGCGGCTCATCGAACACATCAACTCCCATGAGGGCGTCACCTGGTGCACCTTCGACCAGATCGCCGACTCTTTCCTTTCCCGCAGCCCCCGTAAGGACAACAAGTCATGA
- a CDS encoding allophanate hydrolase subunit 1, translating to MTTEAAVLPGARYTWGGDEFLFVEVSEAMSLPANFKVMSIAGRLSDAGLAGIVDICPANASLLVRFDPDVLPPEQLETAVRDIERDLTSHQERALETRIVEVPVWYEDPFTAEVAQRFREGFHQEPEGSDIDYAAKVNHLKDAAEFIQRHHEQPWLVSMVGFVAGLPFLFQLVDREKQLEVPKYLSPRTDTPKLTVGHGGCFGCIYSVRGAGGYQMFGVAAAPIFDPDQALADFKDFMVFFRPGDIVKFKPVTEAEYNAIQAEISAGTFRYRQAPVTFELSRALADPEGYNRELMEALNGI from the coding sequence ATGACCACCGAAGCCGCCGTCCTCCCGGGTGCGCGCTACACCTGGGGCGGGGACGAATTCCTGTTCGTGGAAGTCTCCGAGGCCATGAGCCTGCCCGCGAACTTCAAGGTCATGTCCATCGCCGGCAGGCTATCCGACGCCGGGCTCGCGGGAATCGTGGATATCTGCCCGGCCAACGCATCCCTGCTGGTGCGCTTCGATCCGGACGTCCTGCCTCCTGAGCAGCTGGAAACTGCCGTGCGCGACATCGAGCGGGACCTGACGTCCCACCAGGAACGGGCACTGGAGACCCGGATCGTTGAAGTCCCCGTCTGGTACGAGGACCCGTTCACCGCGGAAGTGGCACAGCGGTTCCGCGAAGGGTTCCACCAGGAGCCCGAAGGCAGCGACATCGACTACGCGGCCAAGGTCAACCACCTCAAGGACGCCGCGGAGTTCATCCAGCGGCACCACGAACAGCCGTGGCTGGTATCCATGGTTGGCTTCGTGGCCGGGCTGCCGTTCCTGTTCCAGCTGGTGGACCGCGAGAAGCAGCTGGAGGTCCCGAAGTACCTGAGCCCGCGGACCGACACCCCCAAACTGACCGTGGGGCATGGTGGATGCTTCGGCTGCATCTACTCCGTCCGCGGCGCCGGCGGGTACCAGATGTTCGGCGTGGCCGCCGCCCCCATATTTGATCCCGACCAGGCCCTGGCGGACTTCAAGGACTTCATGGTGTTCTTCCGCCCGGGGGACATCGTGAAGTTCAAGCCGGTCACGGAGGCGGAATACAACGCCATCCAGGCGGAGATCTCCGCCGGCACCTTCCGCTACCGGCAGGCGCCGGTGACGTTCGAGCTGTCCAGGGCGCTGGCCGACCCGGAAGGCTACAACCGTGAACTCATGGAGGCCCTCAATGGCATTTGA
- a CDS encoding GYD domain-containing protein, producing the protein MPKYLFEATYVGQGIKGLMQEGGTARRDALTEALKSVGGTLESFYYAFGYYDVLGVFEIPDDASAAALSLLINSSGTVNVRLKPLLTVEDLDAAAKKTPSYRAPGQ; encoded by the coding sequence ATGCCGAAGTATCTGTTTGAAGCAACGTACGTGGGCCAGGGCATCAAGGGGCTCATGCAGGAAGGCGGTACCGCGCGGCGTGACGCCCTGACGGAAGCCCTGAAGTCTGTGGGAGGCACGCTGGAAAGCTTCTACTACGCCTTTGGGTACTACGACGTCCTGGGCGTTTTTGAGATTCCGGACGATGCCAGCGCCGCAGCGCTGTCACTGCTGATCAATTCGTCGGGGACCGTCAACGTCCGGCTGAAGCCGCTCCTTACCGTGGAGGACCTCGACGCGGCCGCCAAGAAGACCCCGTCCTACCGGGCGCCGGGACAGTAG
- a CDS encoding helix-turn-helix domain-containing protein has translation MRVADLAADSALNIRLAVPGSPGRLARPIAWCAPTEHMDPTPFLSVNALLLTNGMGLNVKDYRIWDAYVERLMSVPVSGLVFGLGAAHRELPPGLVKACEAHGLPLLELPPEVPFIQVMRHVDQLIAAERYAELRAGWDLADECTRLAAGGHSLAQVLERVATTIRARVAVLDHNGFELMAVGTAGGGTARTILSLPSGGILRFRLAIEGIKSSLVLQPLLGPVAAVIAMQLSYTLGSRSPLHSREAARLIEALYEARGTPAPTLRRYAAEAGFEPDREWGVVLIGGAGEVAPAKLRTIAWRVRVGLQAEFGTVRFMEEAGLTTVLVQRGEAGMELMDAVQKSFQDAPELSAVVSGCGNLDELPLVLQLARRRVGEPGLHQAPVADLAGVVEGLPGAGLVAMSRRLLAPLMSDGGTALRETLEVYLRYSGNTRETCRELFIHRNTLTYRLRKIEELLRVDLDDGEVRATCLLALRIVAAGT, from the coding sequence ATGCGTGTTGCCGATCTCGCCGCGGATTCCGCGCTGAACATCCGCCTTGCCGTGCCCGGAAGTCCGGGACGCCTGGCCCGGCCCATCGCCTGGTGCGCCCCCACGGAGCACATGGACCCCACGCCCTTCCTCAGCGTCAACGCGCTGCTGCTCACCAATGGGATGGGCCTGAACGTCAAGGACTACCGGATCTGGGATGCCTACGTGGAGCGGCTGATGTCCGTGCCCGTCTCGGGACTGGTCTTCGGCCTGGGCGCAGCGCACCGGGAACTGCCGCCGGGGCTGGTGAAGGCCTGCGAAGCGCATGGCCTTCCGCTGCTTGAACTGCCTCCGGAGGTGCCGTTCATTCAGGTGATGCGGCACGTGGATCAACTTATCGCCGCCGAACGCTATGCCGAGCTGCGCGCGGGGTGGGACCTGGCGGATGAGTGCACCAGGCTGGCGGCGGGCGGCCACTCGCTGGCGCAGGTCCTGGAACGGGTGGCCACGACCATCCGGGCGCGGGTGGCGGTCCTTGACCACAACGGGTTTGAACTCATGGCGGTAGGTACGGCCGGGGGCGGAACGGCCCGGACCATCCTGAGCCTGCCCAGCGGCGGAATCCTCCGGTTCAGGCTGGCCATCGAGGGAATCAAGAGCAGCCTGGTGCTGCAACCGCTGCTGGGGCCGGTGGCCGCGGTGATTGCCATGCAGCTGAGCTACACCCTGGGGTCCCGGTCGCCCCTGCATTCGCGGGAAGCTGCCCGGTTGATCGAGGCGCTCTATGAGGCCAGGGGGACTCCGGCGCCGACCCTGCGGCGCTACGCGGCGGAGGCCGGGTTCGAGCCGGACAGGGAGTGGGGAGTCGTGCTGATCGGCGGTGCGGGGGAGGTTGCACCGGCCAAGCTGCGGACCATCGCCTGGCGGGTGCGGGTGGGCCTGCAGGCTGAATTCGGGACCGTGCGGTTCATGGAGGAGGCCGGCCTCACCACGGTGCTGGTGCAGCGCGGGGAAGCGGGGATGGAACTCATGGACGCCGTCCAAAAGTCCTTCCAGGACGCGCCGGAACTGTCCGCCGTCGTCTCCGGGTGCGGGAACCTGGACGAACTGCCGCTGGTGCTCCAGCTGGCCCGCCGCCGGGTGGGCGAGCCGGGGCTCCATCAGGCGCCGGTCGCTGACCTGGCCGGCGTGGTGGAGGGCCTGCCCGGCGCCGGGCTGGTGGCCATGTCCCGGCGGCTCCTGGCCCCGTTGATGTCCGACGGCGGCACGGCCTTGCGCGAAACGCTTGAGGTCTACCTGCGGTACAGCGGGAATACCCGCGAGACATGCAGGGAGCTCTTCATCCACCGCAACACCCTGACGTACAGGTTGCGCAAGATTGAGGAGCTTCTCCGGGTGGACCTGGACGACGGCGAAGTGCGGGCCACCTGCCTGCTGGCACTGCGGATCGTCGCCGCCGGAACCTAG
- the pxpA gene encoding 5-oxoprolinase subunit PxpA — MQKNVTETTPAQVLLNSDMGEGFGLHEFGNDAALMEIIDVANVACGYHAGDPDVMNRTVAMAAEHGVAVGAHPGLPDPMGFGRRRMVLTPEEVESIILYQTGALTAFLAKNGLSLNHIKPHGALYGMLAGDEDLMQAAAGTAKQFGVPFYGLAGTAHESVCRAMGVDFVAELYVDLNYGPGGELLIQRRPAPTDPDAAAERVSRAVAGGPVPAVDGTPLNIAFQSICVHSDAPNAVAVASAVRKALDSSRSTHS, encoded by the coding sequence ATGCAAAAAAACGTGACGGAAACCACGCCTGCCCAGGTGCTCCTGAATTCGGACATGGGTGAAGGCTTCGGCTTGCACGAGTTCGGCAACGACGCCGCCCTCATGGAAATCATCGACGTCGCCAACGTCGCCTGCGGCTACCACGCCGGGGACCCGGACGTCATGAACCGGACGGTGGCCATGGCCGCCGAACACGGTGTGGCCGTGGGCGCCCACCCCGGGCTCCCCGATCCCATGGGGTTCGGCCGCCGCCGCATGGTGCTCACCCCCGAGGAGGTCGAGTCCATCATCCTCTACCAGACCGGGGCGCTGACTGCCTTCCTGGCGAAGAACGGGCTGTCCCTGAACCACATCAAACCCCACGGCGCGCTCTACGGCATGCTCGCCGGCGACGAAGACCTCATGCAGGCAGCGGCCGGAACCGCCAAACAGTTCGGTGTTCCGTTCTACGGCCTGGCCGGGACCGCCCATGAATCCGTGTGCCGCGCCATGGGCGTGGACTTCGTCGCGGAGCTCTACGTGGACCTCAACTACGGCCCCGGCGGCGAGCTCCTCATCCAGCGACGCCCCGCACCCACCGACCCGGACGCCGCCGCGGAACGCGTCAGCCGGGCTGTGGCAGGCGGGCCCGTGCCCGCCGTCGACGGCACTCCCCTGAACATCGCCTTCCAGAGCATCTGCGTCCACTCGGATGCACCCAACGCCGTCGCCGTCGCCTCCGCCGTCCGCAAGGCACTCGACTCATCCCGATCCACCCACTCCTGA